The Maylandia zebra isolate NMK-2024a linkage group LG14, Mzebra_GT3a, whole genome shotgun sequence genome includes the window GCGTAAATTACAGTCTGTGCCTCCGTGAGCCAACAAACTGCAGGCCTGCGTAGTTCCGTCCGCGCATCTTCGTGTCAAACGACATTCACCGCTGACAGGCAGGACGGTCGGCAGGCTGCCATAATCCGCATCCTTCCCCCTGCCCGACACGTTCTCTCTGTTCTCCGCCTTCAAGTctttcacctcctcctcctcctccatctacCCCTTTGCATCCATCAGAGCTGCAAGAGCGCGAGCATCACCTCCGTCAAGTTAGCTTACATAGCCACACAATTTCCTCTaatacttttcaaaataaaacaatttacaCCGATTACGCCTGCATAAGCAAAAAAGCATGAAAGGCCCACATTTTTACCCCAATGGGTTCTAAAATTAGACGGCACTGATTATTTGCAGCTCTACACATTGACGGTAACACATCACGTGTCAAACCACTGCAGAAGGCTTGGAGTATACGCCTTTCTTAAAGAGGATTTAACTTAAAACAAGGTTGTTTAAAAGGAACTGCCTGGTTTACAGTACTTTCTTTATAATTCcttagttttcagttttacaaCAGAAAAGGTTACACTTGGTTCCATTTAAATTAAATCGCTCTTGTTTCCTCGACATTTCTTTCTGTATAGCCTGTAATGCTTTCATATCGTCTTTTATTCTGAAGCCGCGGTATTGTAGGTCTCGCAGGTTGTTTGGAAACTGTCCCTAAGAAACATTGCATCCTGGGGAATGTAGTTTTCACCAGTACTCCCTTGCAAATCACGAGTCATCAGTTCCAATATCAGAAACACACCAAACATTCATACAAAACTTCAGGGTGCTGTTTTATTATCTCAGACAACAAACAGATGCATTACAAACGTTGCACACGATTTTATAAATATTGCTATGGAGACGAACTATAACTGCATAGATAACAACACTATAACTGTATAACTGCGGCGTTAACACTAGACCCTACTATGTCCTTGAAGTGCTTGAATGGTATTATTCACAGTGTTTGTCATAATTCATGTAGACATTGGATTTTATGTTACacttaataataattacaattaATGATTATAAGTATCCATTAGGCATTATTTTGTAAAATAGTTACTAAAAATGACAATGAACACAGTGTGAAGTTATCACATAATATTATATAACAGGAGGGTcctttttcatttaaaacactTCTTTTGAACCTTGACAGATTGGTGGTCTCATGATGACCCTGCACGGTCCCAGAAAGAGGGGAGATGGAGGCAGGAGGCAGGTGCTAAAAAACTGCTCCCACCTTTCCTCTCCGTGCCTCCCATGGAGTCTTTACTGTGATGAAACAGTTCACACTGCTCCATCATCAGCGGGTCCAGGCCCTCCTGCCCTGAAGATGGAGAAGAAAAATCTTTAGAAAGGTACTGAAGAACATTTAGACCAAATCTGCTGTCTAATAAATATAAATCATTTGCCAAAAGCTTATTTAAATAATGTGGTTGTTCTTATCCAGTTTTAAAACACTGCAGGACTGGTGGGCAAATAAAGCACCAAACAGGCTGCGTTTTTACAGTCTTTTCCTTAAATAATCCTTCTCCGTACAGTTTCATTAAGTAGGTTGAATTCAAACAGGTATCTACTAGTTAAAATTTCTTTATTCCATGAGCTAAAAAGACTTTAACCACATAtaacactgttttaaaaaaatgcaaaagataCTGACTGGTTGAGGTCTTTGAGTCACAGTTTATTTGTTCTCCAGATTTGTCGATTTGAGATTCTGctctgccctctgctggacacCACACTGCTAGAGGACTGGGATTACCCGCcctacatacaaacacacacaagaaacCATAGTGAGAAAGAGGAGAGGTAAGTGTTCACCTTAACCTCACACACAAATTAAATACATGGCAGGCAAAGGTGTTCATCCCGGACATGTATAACCTGTCATCTATGAACGTCAGTTCTTTGTATACAAAGGTCAGAGATTAGCTATCATCAAGACTTTCGCCTTATCACTATTTAACGGGTGATAAAAGTGATAAAGAAACAGTGTCATCATGTCGTGATTTCTTCTGGTCTATGGTCTAGGGACAGATATGTTTATTAAATTAGGTGAAGTGCAGGGAAAGTGTGACACTCACCAAGCCTGGGGGTCTGTAGTCCTGAAGCCCTTAGCAAATGGGTTGCTTGCAATTTTTAACTGAGTGATCTAAGAGGAGAGGTTAAAATAAATGGCATGAAAAGCAAAGAATCGCTtaatgcacacaaaaaaaaaatcaaaaatcaaacagataaaaacattgtaatgtcataatttttttttagcttgcaTCTTGGTTCACTCAGTTCCGTACCCTGTGGTTTTGATAAGCAGTTACAGCCATGAAGCGTGTCTCAGGGAACGAGAAAGAGCAGAAGTTCTTGTATGCATTCAAGTGGCTGTTCGGCGTTGGATCTACATACACCACATGGAAGCGCGGTTGATAGCGATGCATGGAGTTCAGTATCATCTGGAAGTGGGGGGACATGAGAAAACACAAATAGCTTAGTACTTATTGTTGCACACTGCTATGATCTCTTTTTCTGGCCTTCAAAGTCTGCTCCATTGGAATCTTTTAGCgaagctttgcatgattcacaattcaaaataatccttactACAGCTCCTCAGTTAATGTTCTGTGCGAAAAAGCCCGTTTAGCATCATAGCCCCTCATTTAAGACATTCACTAACATGTCCGTTGTCATCCAGCAGGTTGTTGGTGAGCTTTAGGCTGTCAAAGGACACAGTCTGCTTCATCCACTGGGCTCCACGGGCAGGTGAGTCTGGGTGGAAATGCATCCTGCTTGGGGCTGCGACATCTGCTCTTCCCGCCACTAACCAGGATGAGCTGTGGAATGCatatctgacacacacacacacacacacacacacacaaaagtgtAAAATGTTCAAAGCAGGACTTACAGAGCATTGATGCTTGCAGAATTGTATTCGTGCAAATAACACAACTGTTAAACATCACAAATACACTAAACACAGTTATGCAGGTTGTGTTTCTGACCTGTATCTTTTGCTGTCGACAGGGATAAAATCCATGAGAAGAACATATTCGGCAGAGGGATCCATCCCAGAGATCCGTACCTGGAATGTCGGAAACATCCGCCTGCAAGTTAACAAACAGATTCTAGTGAGAGGTAGTGCAGGAAGacaaataggaaacatacaagATATGATGTTTAGTAGGAGTATGCATAAATGTGAGGATTCTCATCACCTTCCTGCTTTGGTAACAATCATCTCTGTGCCCAGCTGGTCAAACTGCTGCCAAAGTGCCTGCATCTCCAGCTGAACTCTGACCCCACTGATCTGGGGGCACTTTGTGCTCGACAGTGACCCTTCGTCTGCGCAGCAGGGTAGAGACAGATCGCAGCTCTGAGACAGCTGAAGACCTGAGGAGAAGAGAGAATACAATTCTGTTCATATTTGTTGGAACAGATTCT containing:
- the LOC101481117 gene encoding T-box transcription factor TBX1; this translates as MQALWQQFDQLGTEMIVTKAGRRMFPTFQVRISGMDPSAEYVLLMDFIPVDSKRYRYAFHSSSWLVAGRADVAAPSRMHFHPDSPARGAQWMKQTVSFDSLKLTNNLLDDNGHMILNSMHRYQPRFHVVYVDPTPNSHLNAYKNFCSFSFPETRFMAVTAYQNHRITQLKIASNPFAKGFRTTDPQAWAGNPSPLAVWCPAEGRAESQIDKSGEQINCDSKTSTRQEGLDPLMMEQCELFHHSKDSMGGTERKGGSSFLAPASCLHLPSFWDRAGSS